In Fusarium oxysporum f. sp. lycopersici 4287 chromosome 2, whole genome shotgun sequence, a genomic segment contains:
- a CDS encoding 2-oxoisovalerate dehydrogenase E1 component, alpha subunit produces MKSRALRQVALRRATLSKPHVTPLAIRSASSVSQRPNSNFVSFPGALKSAFTSSLKFEDPESYPALSTYRVVDQHGVVVDESFKPDISDEEVIRLYKDMVFISIMDLIMFDAQRQGRLSFYMVSAGEEAVSIGSSSVLDKDDVMFCQYREQGVFKERGFTAKDFMSQLFGNKNDPSRGRSMPVHYGSKELNIHSISSPLATQLPQASGAAYALKMQKLQDPSSKARVVAAYFGEGAASEGDFHAALNIAATRSCPVIFICRNNGYAISTPTLDQYRGDGIASRGIGYGIDTIRIDGNDIWAVREATKKAREMALEDGGKPVLIEAMTYRVSHHSTSDDSFAYRARVEVEDWKRRDNPITRLRKWMEAKGIWDEAKEKEARSDLRKEILKAFSEAEREKKPPIRGMFEDIYEELTDDLKAQMKELKDMLDKYPEEYDVAEFDGGKDSLKP; encoded by the exons ATGAAGTCCCGAGCTCTGCGTCAAGTCGCCCTGCGGCGGGCCACCCTTTCTAAACCACATGTAACACCCCTTGCTATCCGATCAGCCAGCAGTGTATCGCAACGGCCCAATTCCAACTTTGTCTCCTTTCCTGGTGCTTTGAAGAGCGCATTCACAAGCTCTCTCAAATTCGAAGACCCCGAGTCGTATCCTGCCTTATCGACGTATCGCGTTGTAGACCAGCATGGAGTTGTGGTGGATGAATCGTTCAAACCTGATATATCCGATGAGGAGGTTATTCGTCTATACAAAGATATGGTCTTCATCTCAATCATGGACCTGATTATGTTTGATGCGCAAAGACAAGGTCGATTGAGCTTCTATATGGTTAGTGCTGGCGAGGAGGCCGTCAGCATTGGAAGTTCAAGCGTGCTCGACAAAGACGATGTCATGTTCTGTCAATACAGAGAACAAGGCGTGTTTAAGGAGCGAGGATTTACAGCCAAGGATTTCATGAGCCAATTGTTTGGCAACAAGAACGACCCAAGTCGAGGACGAAGCATGCCTGTCCATTACGGAAGCAAAGAGCTGAATATT CATTCAATTTCATCTCCATTAGCGACACAACTTCCCCAGGCTTCCGGTGCCGCTTATGCTCTTAAGATGCAAAAGCTTCAAGACCCCAGCTCCAAAGCTCGTGTGGTAGCAGCGTACTTTGGTGAGGGTGCGGCCAGTGAAGGAGACTTCCACGCTGCTCTCAACATTGCCGCAACACGATCGTGCCCTGTTATCTTCATCTGCAGAAACAACGGATATGCTATCTCAACGCCAACACTAGACCAATACCGTGGTGATGGTATCGCCAGCCGTGGTATTGGCTACGGTATCGATACAATCCGAATAGATGGTAACGATATCTGGGCTGTCAGAGAAGCTACAAAGAAAGCACGTGAGATGGcccttgaagatggtggCAAGCCAGTTCTCATTGAAGCCATGACCTACCGTGTCTCTCATCACAGTACATCAGACGACTCATTCGCCTACCGTGCGCGCGTAGAAGTCGAGGATTGGAAGCGTCGCGATAACCCTATTACTCGACTACGAAAGTGGATGGAAGCAAAGGGTATCTGGgatgaagccaaggagaaggaggctcGCAGTGATCTTCGCAAGGAGATATTGAAGGCGTTCAGTGAGGCAGAGCGGGAGAAGAAGCCCCCAATTCGAGGCATGTTTGAGGATATCTACGAAGAGTTGACAGATGACTTGAAGGCGCAGATGAAGGAGCTTAAGGACATGTTGGATAAGTATCCTGAGGAGTATGATGTTGCTGAGTTCGACGGTGGTAAGGATAGCTTGAAGCCATAA
- a CDS encoding ubiquinone biosynthesis methyltransferase, producing the protein MIFELTSTRASHNLRGPTTFTMASRTALRGFSRTLKPSRCSPTFVRPFCSTNAVRGDKSTPTSDRPTHFGYETVTEAEKQQRVAGVFTSVAESYDKMNDFMSLGIHRLWKDYFISSLNPGATNPPGQPQRILDVAGGTGDIAFRHLQHAHEFNCNPNVSVIISDINPDMLAVGRQRSLALPASHQSALSFLEANAEVLPSQIEDNSLDLYTVAFGIRNFSNIPAALKEAHRVLKPGGVFACLEFSKVDKHPIFNTIYKQWSFKGIPLIGQLVAGDRDSYQYLVESIERFPSQTEFRNMIKDAGFVVAGEGYEDLTGGIAAIHKGMKPV; encoded by the exons ATGATTTTCGAACTGACCTCAACCAGAGCTTCCCATAACCTCCGAGGCCCAACTACATTCACAATGGCCTCGCGCACAGCCCTCCGGGGCTTTTCTCGCACACTGAAACCCTCGAGATGTTCTCCTACTTTCGTCCGGCCATTTTGCTCTACCAATGCCGTCCGTGGCGACAAATCAACCCCGACATCTGATCGACCTACACACTTCGGATATGAGACTGTCACTGAAGCAGAGAAGCAGCAGCGTGTTGCTGGTGTATTTACAAGTGTCGCCGAATCCTATGATAAGATGAATGATTTCATGTCTCTGGGTATTCATCGTCTATGGAA GGACTACTTTATCTCTTCCCTCAACCCTGGTGCTACGAACCCCCCTGGTCAACCTCAGCGCATTCTCGACGTTGCTGGCGGAACTGGCGATATCGCTTTCCGACACCTTCAGCACGCCCACGAGTTCAACTGCAACCCCAATGTCTCCGTTATTATCTCCGACATCAACCCCGATATGCTAGCAGTTGGTCGCCAGCGTTCTCTTGCACTCCCCGCGTCCCACCAATCCgccctctcttttctcgaGGCAAACGCCGAAGTCCTCCCCTCTCAGATTGAGGATAACTCGCTCGATCTTTACACAGTTGCCTTCGGTATTCGcaacttctccaacatccCTGCTGCTTTGAAGGAAGCCCATCGGGTTTTGAAGCCTGGTGGTGTGTTTGCCTGCCTTGAGTTCTCAAAGGTTGACAAGCaccccatcttcaacacGATCTATAAGCAGTGGTCCTTCAAGGGCATCCCTTTAATCGGTCAACTAGTGGCAGGGGACCGCGACAGCTATCAGTATCTGGTCGAGAGTATTGAGAGATTTCCTAGCCAGACCGAGTTCAGAAACATGATCAAGGATGCAGgttttgttgttgctggagAAGGCTACGAGGACCTGACTGGCGGTATTGCCGCTATTCACAAAGGCATGAAGCCTGTATGA